The genomic interval CTCAGGACTAACCCGTGGCTCCTCGTTTGGTTATAGCTCGTGAGTCCGACGCTAATGGTACCGGGACGTGTTTACTCTCGTGTTGTTCCGACAGAAAGTATTAGGTTACGTCGCAGCAGCTAACGGTTAGCTGCCGCCGCCGCTGTGGAGGACAACCACGCGCATTTCGTCTTGAAACGCCAATAAATACAGTTCTGGGTTGAATAGAGAAAGCCTCTCACCTTGCTTATGATACGCAGCCGCGCGGAGAGGAACACGGTGACCGTCGGCGTGTGTGAGATAACGGCCGTTAATGTGGACGTTAGCTCCTCGATGTAGCAAATAACAGGTGGAGGCGATCTAACGCGTGGATGTGCGAAGAAATAACGCCTGTCGGCTGAAGATGTCTGCACCGGAGTGGGTTCACTTCAACCTTCCTGGCCGCGACACCGGGGCTGAAACGGAACCGGGTCGGTCAACCCGTCTCGCTGTTAGCGATGATAGACAAGTTcgtgttgtctgtctgtctgtctgtctgtcagtcaacCAGCGGAACAACTAACCCGACCAGTCCGGCGGGGCTCACTCAGGTTCGGAGCGTGACGTAAATAACACTAGATCACACAGAGAGACGGGTCTTTAGCTTCGTACGCCATCGCCGTGTCGTCTTCGTTGTGTAGCTTCTACCTATCCGTGTGCATTTCTAGATTCCCACCCTCGGCGCGTTGATATGACGTATGACAACGTAACAAACGACTTAGCGTGAGCTAACTGAGGCCGGTTGCTGATTTTGTGGTACGCCAGGTACTCTGTTTTAGGGCACACGGTTGACATTTAACCACATTTATCAAAACCAAATTACAACTTCTCATTTGCAGAGAGGAGTGCGCATTTCTCTTCTGTGAATACGTGTTGTGCTTATCAGCCAACTCGGCTAAAGGCGGTAGGTCGCGTATTGCTGACGCATCGCTTTTGACATTGGCATGGAGCGTGATATTAGGGTCTAAACGAGGTGGCCGTTTTAATCTTAAACCTTGACACGTTCAACACACTCATATCTGTATTTGTGTATTCGAAGAAAAGGCAAAAAGGTTCCGCTCCGTtgtttggatggattgatgcCACGCGATTGTTAGCTTAATGCTATATTTAGCAAACCATGTAGCTTATTAGTTAGCTGATAACATAATGTAATGCAACATAATGATAACATAACTTGTCTTTCCAGCTGCCACATTCGCTACAATCATGGCGCTCCATCTGCTTGCAAGATCCCTTACTGGGCTCATAGAGTCATCGTCAGTTATTCAGCCAAGGACTTTTAGGTAAGTTGTTTAACATGTTAGAGCTCgcttgacagctgtgtggtctGATTCTTTTTGACACATTGtttctaagttttttttaacctgctcAGATCGATCAAACTGATTAACTTCCACAGTCTATAGCAGTGCCATTCCTCAGcagattgttgtttgtttattgtaacTTAAAATTGATGTTTGACTTTTATTCTGCAAAATCATGTCTGAGCAGATTAGAAGGCTGTTTGTTTTGCTCACTTGCTGTAGGAGAAATGTTTTCTCTGTGGTCACCACAAATCTAACGTTAGAAGACGTGGATCTACTCTTAATACATCAATATCAGCTTGATGATTACATCTCTATTAGTCTGGAAGCCAATTGTTGTCCAATATTAAACCTAAACAAATGTGACCAGGAAAGCCTCTGATACTACTACACTGAGAATTAACCTTTCAGGAGACAATAAACATTGTTGATCAAATGTACTTGCATAATAAGAGTCTGGCTTATTCCATGGAGGATAAGGAATTTATGTTCTAATAATAGTTGATATGTagttcaattattatttttatgtttcagCCCTATCGGACACAAATATTATACATCCAAGCATTTCTTATGGTTCAATATTAAAGCCGTGGGCCGAAGCCAAATTATGTAGTGTGTGACGATGATACATCATTTGAACACACTTCACTCGCTTTTTTTTGGACTAGTCAAAAATCTTAGGAAACAACATATTCTATCAAAGGGTGCATTTTTGCTTTACTTTACCCGTAGAAAAGTAAACTTCCTGCATGAATGCTGGTTCTCTGGAGGAGAGCCGTATTCATCAACCAATTAACTGTTTTTGTCTTGCCAGCGTATCTGCTGTTGCAGCGGCCATTCAGAAAATGACAAGAGTGCGCGTTGTGGACAACAGCTCCCTTGGAAATACACCATATCACCGTCCCCCAAAAGTGATCCATGTATACACAAAGAATGGTGTCGGAAAAGTTGGTGACAGAGTGTTGCTAGCCATCaaaggacagaagaagaaagcacTAATCGTTGGACACAAAATGCCTGGAGAGCGCATGAGTCCACGCTTTGATTCCAACAACGTTGTTCTGATTGAGGACAATGGAAATCCTACAGGAACAAGGATCAAGGTCCCTTTACCCACACATTTACGTAAAGTGGATGGAGATTACTCTAAAGTCCTAGCAATTGCCAGTTCATTTGTTTAATGA from Cyclopterus lumpus isolate fCycLum1 chromosome 15, fCycLum1.pri, whole genome shotgun sequence carries:
- the mrpl14 gene encoding 39S ribosomal protein L14, mitochondrial; amino-acid sequence: MALHLLARSLTGLIESSSVIQPRTFSVSAVAAAIQKMTRVRVVDNSSLGNTPYHRPPKVIHVYTKNGVGKVGDRVLLAIKGQKKKALIVGHKMPGERMSPRFDSNNVVLIEDNGNPTGTRIKVPLPTHLRKVDGDYSKVLAIASSFV